The Phaeocystidibacter marisrubri genomic interval CATGTAAAGCAGAAGAGAATTTGTCTGAAGCGCTTACGCTATTTTGGCTACATTTGTCATTTATACAAAGAACAGAAAAATCACCAGAATGAAGCGATTGACTTTTGCATTGATAGCAGCCTTAGGTCTTCTAGTAGCCTCGTGTGGATCTCATGAACCTTGCCCAGCATTTCAGGGTGACGCGGGTCAGCCTGACGTAGAGTACCGAGCATGATGAAAGGTTTCATCGAGCTCACTTCGGAGAGCCAATTGGATGAAATTGATAGTGCTTCTCGGAATGGCAAGGGTGTGTTGATTTACAAGCACAGTACCCGTTGTTTCATTTCATCAATGGCACAAAGACGTTTGTCGGGGTTAGATACGGATGAAATTCCCGCTTACTATTTAGACCTGTTGAGGTATCGTTCTGTATCCAATGCCATCGCAGAAAAGTATGGCGTGGGTCATCAGTCGCCTCAGCTACTATGGATAGTAGACGGAAAATGTGTGGAACACACTTCTCACGAAGGAGTGAGTTCAGAGGTAGTAGATACTTGGATGGAACATGCGTAAATTTCTAACGATAGGAGTGGTATTGTTGAGTATGTTGGCAGAAGGTCAGATTGAGACAGATGCCGACTTTCGACGTACGGTCTATCGAGAGGAATTTTCAGTGGGTTTGATCTTACACACGCGATCTCCTTGGCCGGGAGTTAATTTTCGCCGACTTTCTTACTCTGATGGTTACAATAAATGGGGATACGAGATAGACTACACCAGTTATCGTCATCCCAGAGAAATAAAATACCCAGTTCAAAGCATTTTGGGGAATTCTCGAAGCTTCACCTTTGGTAAAATCAATGATTTTTTTGCCCTGCGTGGAGGCTATGGACGGGAGAGAATCCTGTTTGACAAAACCGATCAGGGCTCGGTTTCCATTTCGCTTCAAACCTATGGCGGTGTCGCTTTGGGGTTTTTGAAACCGATTTATGTGGAAGTTCGAAAGGTTAGCGGTGATGGTACTTACATCGATGTGGTTGAACGCTACAATCCAGACGAACACGATAATGTATACGTATACGGTGAAGATTCTTTCTTCACTGGATTTAATGAAACCCAAATGCGCCTAGGCGTATATGGAAAAGTGGGAGTTAGTTTTGATTACAACTTCCTCGATCAACGCATCACCTCCATGGAAGTGGGGGCGATTTTTGATTACTACCCAAGTTGGTTTGGGTTGTATGAACCGGGTGGAGTTCCGGTAATGGCAGAAACGGACAACTTAGCCTTGTGGTGGCAGTTGTACGTAAGTTTCAACTTTGGAAACAAGTGGTTCTAAATGAGCACTTCAACAGAAGAAAATAAGACAAAGACAGGCAAGCCAAAATGGTTGCGCGTCAAGCTTCCAACCGGAGGCAACTACAAAAGCGTTCGCAAACTGGTAGATAATTACGATCTACATACCATCTGTGAAAGCGGACATTGTCCCAATATGGGAGAATGTTGGGGTGCGGGTACTGCTACCTTCATGATTGCGGGTAACACGTGTACGCGATCGTGTGGTTTTTGCAACGTTGCTACAGGTCGCCCAGATGCCATTGATTGGGATGAACCTGAGCGCGTAGCTCGTTCTGTGCGTTTGATGAAAGTAAAGCACTGTGTCCTTACTTCAGTAGACCGCGACGATCTCGCCGATGGTGGTTCCATCCTATGGGCTGAAACCGTCAAAGCGGTGAGAAGAATGAGTCCAGGGACAACCATGGAAACCCTAATTCCAGATTTTCAAGGGATTACGCGCAACATTGATCGAATCGTAGAGGCCAATCCAGAGATTGTTTCTCATAATATGGAAACGGTAAAACGCCTTTCCAGAAAGGTTCGTATTCAGGCGAAGTATGAGAGAAGTCTTGAAGTTCTTCGCTATTTGAAAGAGAGTGGAATTCACAGAACGAAGTCGGGCATTATGCTCGGACTGGGAGAAACAGAGGAGGAAGTAATTGAAACATTGCGCGACTTGAGAGCGGCGAATGTGGATATTATTACACTTGGACAGTACTTACAACCAACCCCTAAGCACCTTCCTGTCGTTAACTTTGTTGAACCTCAACAATTTGATAAGTACAAAGAAATTGGTTTAGAAATGGGATTCAGATATGTGGAGAGCGGACCGCTTGTTCGGTCGAGTTATCACGCTGAAAAACATTTAGTGTGAAGTAAGGGTTAAGTTTTTCCCTTGTAAAACACACATTTTACCTATTTTTAACGCCTCAGAATCGCGATAACAAGATTTGTGTATGAAAAATGGACGTTTACTCCTTGGTTTAGTTGGAATTAGCGTTGTTGGCTCAGCATTGTTTGCAACGCAGAGCTTACAAGCACGTTATACTCCTAGAGCAACTTCCTCGGGAGTTGAGGCTATTGCCGGAGCGGCAGAGTATCTCAATTCACTTCGTGTAGATATCACAACGGGTACTGTTGATCCAAGAATGGAACAAGAGGCTCGCCGACAAGCTTCGGCTTTGTCGAGTAACAAAACGCTTAATCTCCAGTGGGAGAGTCTAGGGCCAGCAAACTCTGGTGGTAGAGCTCGAGCTCTTTTGGTAGATCGCGATTCTTCTAACATCGTATATGCTGCTTCCGTAAGTGGTGGACTTTATCGTTCACGTACAAGCGGTTCATCTTGGATTCCAGTGAGTCCAATGGATGAAAACCTAGCAGTAGTTTCTATTTGTCAAGCGACAAATGGCGATATCTACTACGGTACTGGAGAATTCCCATTCATCGGTTACTTTGGTAATGGTGCTTCAAGTACTCCTGCTTTCATCGGTGGTGGTATCTTCAAGAGTACCGATAACGGTAAGACATTTACTGTATTGCCGAACACGGTTCCTTCTAGCCCAACAACCAACGATGGTTGGGCCGCTGTTGGTGATATTGAAGCCGATCCAAATGATGCAAACACAATCTATGCCGCTACTCCAGGTGGTTTGCGTAGATCTCAAGACGGTGGCCAAACTTGGAGCATCGTTCTTTCTGGTTTCACTCGTGACTTCACAATTGACGTGAATGGTAACCTTTATGTAGATAATGGTAGCCGTTTGATGTACTCTTCTACAGGGAACGCGGGTGATTGGACTGAACTTTCTTCAGGTTCAGGTATGGCAGGAACACTTCCTCGTACGCAAGGTCGTATGAGAATTGCGGTTTCGCCACAAGACCCTAACTACATCTACGTGGTTGAAGGTAATGGTAGTCAATTGAAAGGTGTGTACCGCTCCATTGATGCAGGTGCTACCTGGACTCAAATCGGAACGAAAGGTGCTCAGTTCGATCCAATGTGTAGTGGTTCTAGCTGTCAAGGTATCTACGACCTACTTTTCTCCGTTAGTGCAAAAGATAAAAATAGAATTTGGTTCGGTGGTATTACACTTTGGACCTGGTACAACGGTCAGTGGAGCCAAGTGAATACTACCAATGATTCTCCTGGTAACCCTTACTACATCCACTCTGACCTTCACGAACTTATTTCAGATCCTAAGAACCCAGACATTTTGTGGTTGGCGAGTGACGGCGGTATCTTTAAATCAAGTGACCACGGTGTAACTTGGGGAGAGCGCAACTTGAACTTCCGTACCATTCAGTTCTACAAGTTCGGTTTGGGTCAAGATCGCAGCCTACTTGGCGGTACACAAGATAATGGTACTCAATTGATCGACGGTTCTCAAAACTTTGCTAGTTACAGCACGCGTTTGCAAATCAATAACAAGTTTGCAGATGGTGGTGAAGCTGAGATTTCTTGGTTGGTACCGAAGGTAATGTTCGGTGAAAACCAGAACGGTGACCTTGGTCGTTCAGAGAACAACGGTGAGTCTTTCTCTGCTTTCTACGAAGGAAACATGAAGAACTTGTTCCAGCCTATGTCGGGTGGATTTGCCAACTGGATTATGCCTTATGAGCTTTACGAAGACGATAACGACCTAGAGTCTATCGACAGTGTAATGTTCTACGCTTTCCCAGCTTCTCAAAGTCTTGGTTTCGGTAACGGTACAGACGTTACGTTTACATCTACTTTGTCCCGTCCTTATGCTCCAGCAGTATTTGATGCATCATCTTTTGAAATTGTAAGTGGAGCCCTTTCACTACAATCTGATGCAGCAGGTAATCTAACGGGTGACGGTACAGGAACGTTTGATGCTGCAACAGGAACTTACATGGCAACCTTCAATACAGCTCCTCTTGCTGAGATTGTAGTTACTTGTAACGTGAGCTACCCTGCTGGATCTGAGTTCCGCGTACCGAGTAAAACAGGTGGGCTTTTAATGGATGTTCAATTGACACAAACTCTTGGTGCTAACGATACCGCTTACTTCCAAGATGTTGTTCAATCCTTCTTGATTGCAGGTCTTACTTCTCACGATAACAACGGTGCTTTTGCCGGTGGTATTTGGATGACTCGCGAAGCACTTGACTTCAGCGGAACTCCAGATTGGTGGAAAGTTGCGCAGCTTCAAAACGGTGAATCTCCTTTGAGCATGACCGTAACTTCTGATGGTGATATCTGTTACGTGGGTACCACTTCTGGTCGCCTTTACCGTATCTCAAATCTTGATGCTGCCCGCACCGACGATGCAGATATCTTGTTCGATACTGTAGGTCAACCTACACCAGTTGCTGTTGATTTGATCCGCAGCTTTGGTAGAAACGTGACCAGTGTTTCTGTAGACCCTAACGATAACGATCGCGTGATTGCAACTTTGGGTAACTACGGTCAAACAGATTACGTATACTACTCAACAAATGCTACCTCTGCTTCGCCAGTATTTACATCTAAGCAAGGTAACCTTCCAGCTATGCCAGTATATGCCTCTTCATTCGACAAGGGAGATGCAGGTGCGGTTCTACTCGGTACCGAGTTGGGTATGTTTGCCATTCAAGATATTGATGCGGCAGGTACTCCACAGTGGACCAATGAGAACAACGGTATGCCTATGGTTCCAGTGTTTGAAATTGAGCAGTACCGCACAAACAAGTTGAGCCCAGCTGATACAACAATTGTAGAAGGTGATTTCTACATCGCAACTCACGGTAGAGGTTTCTACAGAACAGGTTCAACTCTTACCAACCGTCCGGTTTCTGTTGAGGAGAATGAAATGACATTCAATAACCGTGAGGAGTTGAATATCTTCCCTAACCCAGCGAAGACCAAGTCAACGATCGCATTCGAATTGAACGCAACTTCTGAAGTATCGGTTACTGTGCGCGATTTGAATGGCCGTGTAGTTCGCTCTATCAACTACGGTAGAATGGGTGCAGGTGAGCAAACTGTTGAAGTGAACTTTAACGGATTGAGTGCTGGTGCTTACATGGTGAGCTTGGCTAACGGTTCCACCATTAACACTGCAAAAGTGATTGTTCAGCGATAGTATTCGCACACTTTAATACAGAAGAAGAGCCGCCATTGTGCGGCTCTTTTTTTATTCTGTCTACCTCGAAGTTGTACTTTCGTATTCTCAATTTATCGCGCACATGATTCGAGTTGGCATTAACGGCTTTGGACGTATTGGGAGAATGTTCCTCCGGATTTCAGAAGCATCAAACGCTATTCGCGTTGTTCAAATCAACGATCTAGCCGATGGCCCTACATTGGCTCATCTTCTAAAGTATGATAGCGTTCATGGAAGATTCCCTGGTGAAGTAGATTTTGCAGATTCGCAGATTCAAGTAAATGGAAGACCCATACGCTTGTCTTCTTCAAGTACACCTGCTGAAATTGAATGGAAGGATGTGGATGTGGTATTGGAATCTACCGGGAAGTTTAAGACCCGTCCAGATTTAGAACACCACTTGAGAGGTCATGTGAAGAAGGTGGTTCTCAGTGCGCCTCCTGCAGATGCAGAAGTTCCGATGGTAGTATTGGGAATCAATGATGAATTGCTCACCACACATCCATCCATCGTTTCTAATGCGTCGTGTACAACGAATTGTGCTGCGCCAATGATCAAGGTGATTCGCGAGAATTTTGGCGTTGAGCACGCTTATATCACTACTGTGCATAGTTTTACGAGTGATCAACGTCTCCATGATGCTCCACACAAGGATTTGAGAAGAGCTAGGGCTGCGACTCTTTCCATGGTGCCTACTACAACCGGAGCAGCAAAAGCACTTTCTAAGGTGTTTCCAGATTTAGAGGGAAAGATGGGAGGATGTGGAATCCGCGTTCCTGTTCCTGATGGTTCATTGACCGATATCACCTTTACCGTTAAATCAGATACGACCGTAGAAGAGGTGAATGCCGCATTTAAAAAAGCCTCTCAGAATGAACTGAAAGGCTTTTTAGGCTATACGGCAGATCCGATTGTGTCCGCCGATATTGTGGGTTTGAAAGAGAGTTGTCTCTTTGATGAACAACTAACTTCTGTACTCGGAAAACAAGTGAAAGTAGTGGGCTGGTACGACAATGAAGTAGGGTATAGCAACCGCCTTCATGATCTCATCAGCCGCATTTCCAATTAATTTCCCAAATAGATCTCTAATTTTTGCTCAAGTGCTTCGCCACGCAAGTTGGTTCCCAAGATGTAACCTTCACGGTCGATGAGTACAGTGAATGGAATACCTTCAATGCCATAAGAAGTAACCACTTCAGAGTCCCATCCCTTTAAGTCGCTGACGTGATTCGGCCAAATCAAGCCGTCCTGTTGAATCGCATTTCTCCAATCCTCCCTAGGAAGACCCCTTTGATTCGGCAAACCATCAAGACTAACGGAATAGATGTCAAATCCTTTGTTCTTGTACTTGTTGTACATACTCACAAGGTGTGGGTTGTTTTGTCGACATGGCATACACCAAGAGGCCCAGAAGTCAATCAACACCACTTTACCGCGCAAATCCTTTAGAGCTCTTTCTTCTCCGAAAGGATCTTTTAGAGTAATGCTCGGTGCCAATGCCCCTTCTTGAATGCTCATGCGAGCTTGTTGGGCAGCACGCTGACGAGCAACGTTCTCGCGGAATTTCTGGATGCTATTGTGGTAGGTTTTCGCAATTGGGTGGTCGGGATATCTCGAAAACACACCGTTGTCGATGCGATAAAAGATATCAATGTCGGTTGAAGGGTTCAAGACAGGAGAATTTCCCACTTGGTGATAGATCACAAAGATGTTGGTGAGGTTCGTACTGTCGTCATTCACCATGTCAATCAAAGCCTGACGATGATTAATCATGGTGCTTTGATAGACTTGATTGAGTCCCATGCGAACCTCTTCAAAATTCACACTGTCTCTGTACATCTTGTTGATGCCATCCAATGAGTCAAGCACGCTGATGGTGTTTCCCATTAGTACTTGCTGCTCCTGAAGCAACTTGCTGTATTCGTTTCCTTCCACCGTGTAATGTAGGAAGGTCGGTGTGATGTTAATATCAAATTTCAAGGTGTCATTTGGGCTTGCCGCAAAACGGAAATTAACGTTTCCAGCAAACATCACATTGTAAATCCCATCTTCACCATTGGCCGGAATATCAGCGCTAAAGTGGCTCCCCGATAAATCGAGAGTGTCTACTACCACTGTACTGTCACCCATCAATTGTTGGATGTAAGCAACATCATCTGTATTCACATTTCCTTCAATGTGAAAAGTCTCCTGATTCGATGTGTTCGAACAGGAAGAAAGCAATGCAATTCCTGCAATAGCAGCTA includes:
- the ytxJ gene encoding bacillithiol system redox-active protein YtxJ, with the translated sequence MMKGFIELTSESQLDEIDSASRNGKGVLIYKHSTRCFISSMAQRRLSGLDTDEIPAYYLDLLRYRSVSNAIAEKYGVGHQSPQLLWIVDGKCVEHTSHEGVSSEVVDTWMEHA
- the lipA gene encoding lipoyl synthase — its product is MSTSTEENKTKTGKPKWLRVKLPTGGNYKSVRKLVDNYDLHTICESGHCPNMGECWGAGTATFMIAGNTCTRSCGFCNVATGRPDAIDWDEPERVARSVRLMKVKHCVLTSVDRDDLADGGSILWAETVKAVRRMSPGTTMETLIPDFQGITRNIDRIVEANPEIVSHNMETVKRLSRKVRIQAKYERSLEVLRYLKESGIHRTKSGIMLGLGETEEEVIETLRDLRAANVDIITLGQYLQPTPKHLPVVNFVEPQQFDKYKEIGLEMGFRYVESGPLVRSSYHAEKHLV
- a CDS encoding T9SS type A sorting domain-containing protein: MKNGRLLLGLVGISVVGSALFATQSLQARYTPRATSSGVEAIAGAAEYLNSLRVDITTGTVDPRMEQEARRQASALSSNKTLNLQWESLGPANSGGRARALLVDRDSSNIVYAASVSGGLYRSRTSGSSWIPVSPMDENLAVVSICQATNGDIYYGTGEFPFIGYFGNGASSTPAFIGGGIFKSTDNGKTFTVLPNTVPSSPTTNDGWAAVGDIEADPNDANTIYAATPGGLRRSQDGGQTWSIVLSGFTRDFTIDVNGNLYVDNGSRLMYSSTGNAGDWTELSSGSGMAGTLPRTQGRMRIAVSPQDPNYIYVVEGNGSQLKGVYRSIDAGATWTQIGTKGAQFDPMCSGSSCQGIYDLLFSVSAKDKNRIWFGGITLWTWYNGQWSQVNTTNDSPGNPYYIHSDLHELISDPKNPDILWLASDGGIFKSSDHGVTWGERNLNFRTIQFYKFGLGQDRSLLGGTQDNGTQLIDGSQNFASYSTRLQINNKFADGGEAEISWLVPKVMFGENQNGDLGRSENNGESFSAFYEGNMKNLFQPMSGGFANWIMPYELYEDDNDLESIDSVMFYAFPASQSLGFGNGTDVTFTSTLSRPYAPAVFDASSFEIVSGALSLQSDAAGNLTGDGTGTFDAATGTYMATFNTAPLAEIVVTCNVSYPAGSEFRVPSKTGGLLMDVQLTQTLGANDTAYFQDVVQSFLIAGLTSHDNNGAFAGGIWMTREALDFSGTPDWWKVAQLQNGESPLSMTVTSDGDICYVGTTSGRLYRISNLDAARTDDADILFDTVGQPTPVAVDLIRSFGRNVTSVSVDPNDNDRVIATLGNYGQTDYVYYSTNATSASPVFTSKQGNLPAMPVYASSFDKGDAGAVLLGTELGMFAIQDIDAAGTPQWTNENNGMPMVPVFEIEQYRTNKLSPADTTIVEGDFYIATHGRGFYRTGSTLTNRPVSVEENEMTFNNREELNIFPNPAKTKSTIAFELNATSEVSVTVRDLNGRVVRSINYGRMGAGEQTVEVNFNGLSAGAYMVSLANGSTINTAKVIVQR
- the gap gene encoding type I glyceraldehyde-3-phosphate dehydrogenase, with product MIRVGINGFGRIGRMFLRISEASNAIRVVQINDLADGPTLAHLLKYDSVHGRFPGEVDFADSQIQVNGRPIRLSSSSTPAEIEWKDVDVVLESTGKFKTRPDLEHHLRGHVKKVVLSAPPADAEVPMVVLGINDELLTTHPSIVSNASCTTNCAAPMIKVIRENFGVEHAYITTVHSFTSDQRLHDAPHKDLRRARAATLSMVPTTTGAAKALSKVFPDLEGKMGGCGIRVPVPDGSLTDITFTVKSDTTVEEVNAAFKKASQNELKGFLGYTADPIVSADIVGLKESCLFDEQLTSVLGKQVKVVGWYDNEVGYSNRLHDLISRISN
- a CDS encoding TlpA disulfide reductase family protein, yielding MRIYLAAIAGIALLSSCSNTSNQETFHIEGNVNTDDVAYIQQLMGDSTVVVDTLDLSGSHFSADIPANGEDGIYNVMFAGNVNFRFAASPNDTLKFDINITPTFLHYTVEGNEYSKLLQEQQVLMGNTISVLDSLDGINKMYRDSVNFEEVRMGLNQVYQSTMINHRQALIDMVNDDSTNLTNIFVIYHQVGNSPVLNPSTDIDIFYRIDNGVFSRYPDHPIAKTYHNSIQKFRENVARQRAAQQARMSIQEGALAPSITLKDPFGEERALKDLRGKVVLIDFWASWCMPCRQNNPHLVSMYNKYKNKGFDIYSVSLDGLPNQRGLPREDWRNAIQQDGLIWPNHVSDLKGWDSEVVTSYGIEGIPFTVLIDREGYILGTNLRGEALEQKLEIYLGN